One segment of Anatilimnocola aggregata DNA contains the following:
- a CDS encoding metallophosphoesterase, which produces MRIGIFADTHDHLDNLRLAVERFNREQVELVLFAGDLVSTFAVPPLRKLQMPIIACFGDNEGNKVGLLAGFGLLKGKLAEAPVFWTTDDGTRFVITHMKRQLRGLTEEYDVAIFGHTHKPRIERDEAGRLLINPGETSGWTFGRPTIVLFDTTTRHAEVVDLLVPTATQPAP; this is translated from the coding sequence ATGCGCATCGGAATCTTTGCGGACACGCACGACCATCTCGATAATCTGCGCCTCGCGGTCGAGCGTTTTAACCGCGAGCAGGTCGAGTTGGTCCTGTTTGCTGGCGACCTGGTTTCGACGTTCGCCGTCCCGCCCCTCCGCAAGTTGCAGATGCCCATCATTGCCTGCTTCGGCGATAACGAAGGAAATAAAGTCGGCCTCCTCGCGGGCTTCGGGCTCCTCAAGGGGAAGCTTGCCGAGGCACCGGTTTTTTGGACGACCGACGACGGCACGCGTTTTGTCATCACGCACATGAAGCGGCAACTCCGCGGGCTGACCGAGGAGTACGATGTCGCCATCTTTGGCCACACCCATAAACCGCGAATCGAGCGGGACGAAGCCGGTCGCCTGCTCATCAACCCCGGCGAGACCAGCGGCTGGACGTTCGGCCGTCCGACCATCGTCCTCTTCGACACCACCACCCGCCACGCCGAAGTCGTCGACCTGCTCGTGCCAACGGCCACCCAACCAGCCCCCTGA
- a CDS encoding SGNH/GDSL hydrolase family protein — protein MRLQPFFVVGLLALTCFTAAAPAAEPFQVKAGDVWVMAGDSITAQRQHSNYIEAYYRTRYPNLKVQFRNSGVGGHTTGSTLARFDYDLAAFKPTIISIELGMNDVGAGDDPARYIAGMQKLLASIRAVKATPVLISSSPVNDGSKMDDWKSDRCRRIHPYTDALAKLAAEEKVVMVDQYHPLIKLWHENRNEDNTQKLSLGGDPVHPGPVGQYTMAAAILAGLGAEKEVSSATLDADGKVVDAKQCKISDVKAGAGSLSFTRLDERSPWPVPTACKTALQVLPSIADQSRYLLQVNGLAAGDYSVSLNGKEVAKVTAEQLAAGWNIATAGEAATGERGQQIVALIGKLQGPANNAFRTASKANDVAVKAKDEAKIAETQKAIAEAQAAIDALETELAALCQPQPIAFEIKGVK, from the coding sequence ATGCGGCTTCAGCCCTTCTTCGTAGTTGGTTTACTTGCGCTCACCTGCTTCACCGCTGCTGCCCCCGCGGCGGAGCCATTTCAAGTCAAAGCGGGCGATGTGTGGGTGATGGCCGGCGACAGCATCACCGCCCAGCGTCAGCATTCGAATTACATCGAGGCTTACTACCGGACGCGTTATCCGAACTTGAAGGTGCAGTTTCGTAATTCGGGCGTTGGCGGTCACACCACTGGCAGCACGCTGGCCCGCTTTGACTACGACCTGGCTGCTTTCAAGCCCACGATCATTAGCATCGAACTCGGCATGAACGACGTCGGTGCTGGCGACGATCCGGCCAGGTACATCGCAGGCATGCAGAAGTTGCTTGCGAGCATTCGCGCCGTGAAGGCCACGCCGGTTCTCATTTCTTCGAGCCCGGTGAACGATGGGAGCAAAATGGACGACTGGAAGAGCGACCGCTGCCGCCGCATTCATCCGTACACCGATGCCCTCGCCAAGTTGGCCGCCGAAGAGAAAGTGGTGATGGTCGACCAGTATCACCCGCTCATCAAGCTCTGGCACGAGAACCGCAACGAAGACAACACGCAGAAGCTGAGCCTCGGGGGCGATCCAGTTCATCCTGGCCCGGTCGGACAATACACCATGGCCGCGGCCATTCTCGCCGGTCTCGGTGCCGAGAAAGAAGTCAGCTCAGCCACACTCGATGCGGACGGCAAGGTTGTCGACGCCAAGCAGTGCAAGATCTCGGACGTGAAGGCTGGCGCTGGTTCGCTTTCGTTCACACGCCTCGACGAACGTAGCCCCTGGCCCGTGCCCACCGCTTGCAAGACGGCGCTGCAAGTTCTCCCTTCGATTGCCGACCAGTCGCGCTACCTGCTGCAAGTCAACGGCCTGGCTGCTGGTGACTACAGCGTGTCGTTGAATGGCAAGGAAGTCGCCAAGGTCACTGCCGAGCAACTGGCCGCTGGCTGGAACATCGCCACTGCGGGCGAAGCAGCGACCGGCGAACGAGGTCAGCAAATCGTGGCTCTGATCGGCAAATTACAAGGCCCGGCCAACAACGCGTTCCGCACGGCCAGCAAGGCGAACGACGTAGCTGTGAAGGCGAAGGACGAAGCCAAGATCGCTGAAACTCAAAAGGCCATTGCCGAAGCTCAAGCAGCCATCGACGCGCTCGAAACGGAACTCGCCGCACTTTGCCAGCCCCAGCCGATTGCGTTTGAGATTAAGGGAGTGAAGTAG
- a CDS encoding trypsin-like peptidase domain-containing protein, which translates to MPVNNPRLNQLDRQLSASVAGQRTANRRRWLQGFSVACAAAVLGSSALSPLAPNIQASENRFTPLVRAIEAAKPSVVNIHGRKTVRAENASFGSDGMKQVNGMGTGIVFDPRGYILTNYHVVEGVSNIQVSMHNDRQAVAKLIAHDPKTDLAVIKIESDGPLKAVQFGTSCDLLTAEPVVAMGNAYGYEYTVTQGIISALHRTVQVSDEQKYQDLIQTDASINPGNSGGPLFNVDGDVIGINVAVRVGAQGIGFAIPIDEALDVAARLMSIERLEQQSHGIVGKTKCEPTQRTFVVSSVRRDSPGEVAALQAGDVITAIGERKIERALDIELALLGRKRTEDLPIEVLRSGNRLTTNIVLAPANGRGGKVALADRVWENLGLRLAPMDDTEFKTLNSRYRGGLAVQAVRPDSPASAQGIRRGDVLVGMHVWETVSLDNVSYVLDREDVNRQEPVLFYILRGSDTLYGHLRFAERTR; encoded by the coding sequence ATGCCCGTAAATAATCCACGCCTGAACCAGCTCGACCGGCAGTTGTCTGCCAGTGTTGCTGGACAGAGGACCGCCAATCGCCGACGCTGGCTGCAAGGCTTCTCCGTCGCTTGTGCGGCCGCAGTCTTGGGCAGCAGTGCGCTGTCTCCGCTCGCTCCCAATATCCAAGCCTCCGAAAATCGCTTCACCCCGCTCGTTCGAGCCATCGAAGCGGCCAAGCCCTCGGTCGTGAACATCCACGGCCGCAAGACCGTTCGTGCCGAAAATGCCTCCTTCGGGAGTGATGGCATGAAGCAAGTCAACGGCATGGGCACCGGCATCGTCTTCGATCCGCGCGGCTACATCCTCACCAACTATCACGTGGTCGAAGGGGTGAGCAACATTCAGGTGTCGATGCACAACGACCGCCAGGCCGTTGCCAAGCTCATCGCCCACGACCCCAAGACCGACCTGGCCGTCATCAAGATCGAGTCCGATGGCCCGCTCAAGGCCGTGCAATTCGGCACCAGCTGCGACTTGCTCACGGCCGAGCCCGTCGTCGCCATGGGGAATGCTTATGGCTATGAATACACGGTTACGCAAGGCATCATCTCCGCGTTGCATCGCACGGTGCAAGTCAGCGACGAACAAAAGTATCAAGACCTGATTCAGACCGACGCCAGCATCAACCCCGGCAACTCCGGCGGACCTCTCTTCAATGTCGATGGCGATGTGATCGGCATTAACGTGGCCGTTCGCGTCGGTGCGCAAGGCATCGGCTTCGCCATTCCCATCGATGAAGCACTCGATGTGGCCGCTCGCCTCATGAGCATCGAACGACTCGAGCAGCAGAGCCACGGCATCGTCGGCAAGACCAAGTGCGAACCGACCCAGCGGACGTTTGTCGTCAGCAGTGTCCGCCGCGATAGCCCCGGCGAAGTGGCTGCCCTGCAAGCAGGCGACGTCATTACCGCCATCGGCGAACGGAAAATCGAACGGGCCCTCGATATCGAACTGGCCCTGCTCGGTCGCAAGCGGACCGAAGACCTGCCGATCGAAGTCCTCCGCAGCGGCAACCGCCTGACAACCAACATTGTGCTCGCTCCTGCCAATGGACGCGGTGGCAAAGTCGCCCTCGCCGATCGCGTGTGGGAAAATCTCGGCCTCCGTTTGGCCCCGATGGACGACACCGAATTCAAAACCCTGAACAGCCGTTATCGCGGCGGCTTGGCGGTTCAAGCAGTCCGCCCCGATAGTCCCGCTTCGGCCCAAGGGATTCGTCGCGGCGATGTCCTGGTCGGCATGCACGTTTGGGAAACCGTCTCGCTCGATAATGTCTCGTATGTCCTCGATCGCGAAGACGTCAATCGCCAAGAGCCCGTGCTCTTCTATATCCTCCGTGGCAGCGACACCCTCTACGGTCACCTTCGCTTCGCCGAACGGACTCGCTAG
- a CDS encoding acyl-CoA dehydrogenase family protein gives MSASLQVLQQHRERGTLRGTDNKNSDAVIRELGRAGYWGLLVARDYGGSGCGLRHFLPFLTRAATIDAPFAGLAAVHGCIGAVDPLQSFGSPAQQQRYLPALARGDKLSAFASTEPAAGSDLRRIRTIAVRAGNELRLTGQKAFVTNLAPGRTIGLLCRLEDQLAVVVVDLPAEENQQFSLVPNPLHPLRHTINQGMKLTNFAVPLDSLLAPPAGKDGLAIVYHGLNRGRAAIAALAAGHLRAILGGMLAWARYRHVQGQPLAATELVQARVARVAALIAGCDALAAWCGTLLDAGYRCELEAMIAKVFASQAVKEAALNLALPTHGGRFFLRGQATGDNAYDYLAPCIYEGENDLLGLAMIHALAKKPARRSKDEESRRSNALPAEWGAMGAELEQLLDSNGKLGGTQSQLLELAQRIQAVTALTVIQAWQQQSPNQLQQSAAELLCQQMQRTLSGTRATPNERACEVQLGREILTSDPAWLGPVAEFEIPLSYDA, from the coding sequence ATGTCCGCTTCACTGCAGGTCTTGCAGCAGCATCGCGAACGTGGAACCTTGCGCGGCACGGACAACAAGAACAGCGACGCGGTCATTCGCGAACTGGGTCGCGCTGGCTACTGGGGCTTGCTGGTGGCTCGCGACTATGGCGGCAGTGGCTGCGGACTGCGGCATTTTCTCCCCTTCCTCACGCGCGCGGCGACAATCGATGCTCCCTTCGCCGGCTTGGCAGCCGTGCATGGCTGCATCGGCGCGGTCGATCCCTTGCAGTCTTTTGGCAGTCCCGCGCAGCAGCAGCGATATCTCCCCGCACTGGCCCGCGGCGACAAGCTCTCGGCATTTGCCTCGACAGAACCTGCAGCGGGCTCCGACTTGCGCCGCATTCGCACGATAGCTGTGCGCGCCGGGAACGAACTGCGACTGACGGGCCAAAAAGCGTTCGTCACCAATCTGGCCCCTGGCCGCACGATTGGGCTCCTCTGCCGGTTGGAAGACCAACTGGCTGTGGTCGTTGTCGATTTGCCTGCGGAAGAGAACCAGCAGTTTTCGCTCGTGCCCAATCCACTCCATCCGCTACGGCATACGATCAATCAAGGAATGAAGCTGACCAACTTCGCGGTGCCACTCGATTCACTCCTTGCGCCACCTGCGGGTAAAGATGGCCTGGCGATTGTCTATCATGGATTGAATCGCGGCCGCGCAGCGATTGCCGCGCTGGCCGCGGGACATCTGCGGGCGATTCTCGGTGGTATGCTTGCCTGGGCCCGTTATCGCCACGTGCAAGGTCAGCCTTTGGCTGCGACCGAATTGGTGCAAGCGCGCGTGGCCCGCGTGGCGGCACTGATTGCGGGCTGCGATGCACTCGCCGCCTGGTGCGGCACGCTGCTCGATGCGGGCTATCGCTGCGAACTCGAAGCGATGATCGCCAAAGTCTTCGCCAGCCAGGCCGTGAAAGAAGCAGCGCTGAATCTGGCCTTGCCCACGCATGGCGGCCGCTTCTTTCTCCGCGGTCAGGCCACGGGGGACAACGCCTACGATTACCTCGCACCTTGCATCTACGAAGGCGAGAACGACTTGCTAGGGCTGGCGATGATTCACGCGCTCGCGAAGAAGCCGGCACGTCGATCGAAGGACGAAGAATCTCGCAGATCAAATGCGCTCCCTGCCGAATGGGGAGCGATGGGAGCCGAGCTTGAGCAGTTGCTCGATTCAAATGGCAAACTCGGCGGCACACAGAGCCAACTGCTCGAACTGGCTCAGCGCATTCAAGCGGTGACGGCGCTCACCGTGATTCAAGCGTGGCAACAACAATCGCCGAATCAATTGCAGCAATCAGCAGCAGAACTCCTTTGCCAACAAATGCAACGTACTCTCAGCGGCACGCGCGCCACGCCCAACGAACGAGCGTGCGAAGTGCAACTCGGTCGCGAAATTTTGACGAGCGATCCAGCCTGGCTCGGCCCGGTTGCCGAGTTCGAAATCCCGCTGTCGTACGACGCGTGA